A stretch of Henckelia pumila isolate YLH828 chromosome 4, ASM3356847v2, whole genome shotgun sequence DNA encodes these proteins:
- the LOC140861427 gene encoding uncharacterized protein, translating into MGKDWVEEIPSVLWAYRTTPHTATQESAFSLVYGSEAILLVEIGQPSARIKAYEDIEEGARAQELDLIEERREKEARRMEAYRARVMRAYNRKVKPREFQEGEFVLKRVNPAGEVGKLDARWEGPYKLIRKVSANTWYLQDGQGRLLKRPWNVLHLKKYFV; encoded by the coding sequence ATGGGGAAGGACTGGGTAGAGGAGATCCCGAGTGTGTTGTGGGCCTATCGAACCACTCCTCATACTGCTACACAGGAATCAGCTTTTAGCCTGGTATATGGTTCGGAGGCTATTCTGCTAGTAGAAATTGGACAGCCTTCAGCTCGAATTAAGGCATATGAGGATATAGAAGAAGGGGCCCGGGCACAAGAATTGGATCTCATTGAAGAGCGAAGGGAGAAAGAAGCTCGCAGAATGGAGGCCTATAGAGCTCGGGTGATGAGAGCCTATAATAGAAAAGTCAAGCCCCGGGAATTCCAAGAAGGGGAGTTTGTGTTGAAAAGGGTTAATCCAGCAGGGGAAGTGGGGAAGTTAGATGCCCGATGGGAGGGGCCGTACAAACTTATCAGAAAAGTCAGTGCTAATACTTGGTACCTGCAAGATGGTCAGGGACGGCTCCTCAAACGACCTTGGAATGTATTAcacttgaagaaatattttgtttaa